The DNA window CAATAGTGGTAGTCTTGGCAGATTTGAATTCTGTTGTTGTTTATAGCTGAAAGCAGGAAGTTGCCAAACTGTGTATAATGATGTCATATTCCTGAGTCTACCGGTAATGTGACAAATGTTAACGCAATACAACATTCAAGTAATGCACCAATGAGCTAAGCAATCACAAAATGTTTGGGGGGAAAAGCCTGGCAATAGCCCCAGGTGCTCAACACAGGAGTCACTAAAACAGTATTTCTACTTGAGTTTGATCTAATTAACTGATAGTGGAGAAGAAAGAGGAAACTGCTTACATTGCACTTCctgtctgttgccatggcacccgGTGTCATTGCATGCATACAGAACAGACTTTACACACTTGACTTTTTTTTAGATGTATTTGACAGAGATAATGTCAAATTTGACAGAGATAATGCCTGGGGTGTTGCACAACATATTAATGTACTACATTTAGCCAAAAGGCTTACTTCTTTTTGATGGAATATTCGGAATGTTTGCCGACATCGTGTTTGCCAACAAAAACACATGATCATAGGGCATCAAGCTATTGGTTCAGGGCCTTTGTTGAAGTAATTACATGCTGATACTTTCCTATACATGACTGCCCCCTGGTGTATAGTTTAGGAACCCACTCCATCAGGTGTCAGTAGCCTGCAAAAAAAGGCATCATTTCAGAAAAATAAAAGGTTGCCTAACGTGCAGAAGAGGTGTGTCTCAATAGCGTTAAATGTGTTCCTCTCCTCGCCTCGTTTCATTCATCTGCCCTGACATGAAAGTGTTGCAGAAGCGAAGGCAACTTTCTAACGACGTCCATTGCAATTGCGTTTTACGTCTCCTGTGTGTTTAGGTCAGATGAAGGTAGAGAAagcctctcttcctctttcctatGTGTGgccatgttttttttcttgcctCACCTGTCTCATAATTGTTTTATTAAGCAGCTTAATGAAAAAGGTTTGTAAGGAATGCAACCAAAGTGACAACAGTTGAAGGGATCTCGATCCATGGTGCCTAACGACCTGTATCCCAAAACCTGGGCCTTGGTTAAAGGCAGTGcaacacaaaatatatatataactgtCACATACACAGGAGCAGTGgtatgtgttgttttacagggccaACCCTAGTAGTACAGTGGCCCTGGAGCTAATTAGTgttgagtgccttgctcaagggcacatcaacagatttttcaccttgtctgcTCGGGTATTTTAAccagcagcctttcggttactggcccaacactctgaccgctaggctacctgccgccctcacATACACCACGTGAAATAGAACGAGACCAACTACAGCTGCTTGACTCAGGGGTTTATGTGACACAACATGATGAAATTACCTCATCACGATCTGCATCCGTTTTGTGTGTAGATACCGCAGCTTCGTTATAGCCTGTTCACTTTGCCAAAGAATAGCTTTGTCTAGTGAGATATTTACACCCCTTAACAATTCAAATGCAAATGATTTTAAATGAATCTAGTTTCAGTTTGGAATAGTTGAGAAGACAATTGTCTTTGGTGTGTGTAACTGAAGTCACTGTGGTTGCCATGATCCTTTACACTCCCATGAAGCTAGAGTGAGGGACAAGCCTGGGGTGTTGCACAACTTTGGAAACAGCCCAGACACAGCTTCCGTTTTGAGACCAAAAGGTTTTGAAATACTGCTTCCAGAGAGCAGGGTCCATTTCATTCACAGTACAAATCACTGTGTAACTGCAAAGTTAATTTATTCTAATCAATGTATTCATATTTTCTGGGAACAACTGTTCTGGTGCTTTTGTTGCTCCCTACAGGATCTAGaaatgccacacacacacgcacgcacgcacacacacacacgcacgcacgcacgcacacacacacacacacacacacacacacacacacacacacacacacacacacacacacacacacacacacacacacacacacaaacacacacacacacacacacacacacacacacacacgcacacgcacacacacgcacaaacctGTAGTTCCTTATATGGGTCAGCTGCATTAGTGTCAGAGAGTTATCGCAGACAGCAGTCACCAGACGAGAGACACAAATCAACAGATGACCACAGCTGCATTCCACTAAAGGGTGTCACGAAAATGGCCCTGCATTTTCCCTTTCAACACCCAAATGTGTGGGGAAGAGGAAAAATATAGACGATAATAGAAAGAGAACGAGAGGACAGAAGGAATGGAGAGATTAAAACCGAGAGCAAACGGTGGTGCAAGATTTATAGACGCTGAGCAAGTGATTGTGAATGCTGCCAGGATTAgaggcagggacagagagagaggcagagagagacgcagagagagaatgagaacaagagaaagagaaagagagagcaagagagagagcgacagagagcgagagcgacagagagcgacagagagccagagagagagagagagagagagagagagagagagagagagagagagagagagagagagagagagagagagagagagagagagagagagagagagagagagagagagagagagagagagagaaatacaccgCTCTGGGGCGTGCCCACAAAAAAATGAGTTCTTTAAGGAAATGCATCTGAGGTCGGCAGAGTCACAGAGACAGGGTGGTGGGTATAGCGGGAAGGCAGTGTGATCCTCCAACCCCTTTATGTGAAGCCTCCTCTTGGAGCACTGAGTCGATCTGAAGCCAAGAGTCCATAGGCACGCAGGTAAGCATTTCATAGCACCGTCATTTCAGACCCAGTGGAAGATGATGTGTGGTTTGTCTGTCCAACAACTGAATTTCTATGTGTGGTGTATGGAGAGCGTATCTTTATAACtgcatgtaggtgtgtgtgtgtgtgtgtgtgtgtgtgtgtgtgtgtgtgtgtgtgtgtgtgtgtgtattggcgAGCATATTTTTACGTCTGTTTTTAAGTGTTAGGTGTTGTGGCGTGTTTGTGTACAAGTAATTGCTTGTCTGTGTACAGTGCAGACAGGTGCCTTCAAATGAGCTTGGACATTTATGACCCGAAACAGCATTATTTAAACTCCATAGACTCTGTTGTATGTAAGACATTAACCATAATGTCAAACCTCTTTTTAAAGAGTGGGTGCTTGGCTACATTGCTAGAGGTGGAGAATGCATGGAACATATGAGCAGGTTTTTGGCAAGGCTATTTTAGACCATCGCATTAGCAACAATGACCACTTCTGTGCTTATCAGAAGCATttaaagacaaagacaaaacctTGTAGTGACAATAGCTTTCTAGCAGCTGAAAAACAAATCTGCGGgcaactgtgtgagtgtgtgttatgtAAGTTTGTGAGTTGgtgcatgtgcatgtgcatgtgcttGCTATGCTGGTCTGTCTAACCCTATTCATGCATCAAGATCTATTATGTCACCTACGATTGTTCCACATTGAAGTTACCCAACATCTTGAAAGGAAACAGATTTCTTATAGTACTCAACAATCTCATCAAGCTCTTTTGGTctcttacagatgtaggatcttaatttgagccagtttgctacagcatgaaaataaccctgcaacaacaggaagtgtaaattattatgtggattataattattcAACATTttagtaggggttgatacatttttcgtatcAAGATTTAAAAGTGGAAacgacaaacttcagaagccattTTAAACTTCAAATACACCACAAGTTTTAAATATCCTGTATTGCAGGAATGTTGTCCTGCAACAggctgatcaaattaagatcctacatctgtatcaaaACATCCTGTGTAGAGGGGTGGGGGATTGTGGCAGATATCACAGTTAATCAGCCTTCGTAGGTCTGAATATGAAGAAGAGATAGTTCAAAGGGGATGAGCTGAAAATTTGGACTTGTGGAACTGTCCATGAAAAAATGAGGTGCAAAAAACGACATTTAGAGTCTGAGTCATTGTGTAAAAGCCAAGTTTACAAATTGTTTGGACAATGCAACTGGGTGTCCATAGGCATGATCTCACCCAAGGTAATAGATACAGTATGCATAGTGAAATAATAAGTTAGCATTGCTACTGCCTTCTTGGGACCTGAAGTATGTTCTACCCATGTGCTACTGGCTAACCCTATGCCTAATCCAGTCACTTGATGTTGAAAATCATTAGGCATCAGCCAATCAAGGCAACCAAACATCTCCCATGTCCATGTCTAGCACAGTCCAAGAATAATTGACTGCTTGTTGTTTTTGGCACTACTTCACATTTAATTGTCCAATATATTTTGTGTAAGATTTGATTTCTACTTCGAACACTTGGAAACAAGTTTCTCCGGAAGGATGCCAACACAGAAGGTCATGTTGCAAATTGAAATTGTCAGCCTTCGTGTTTGAGCTTCTCGGACAGCTAACTATTAGCTCTGTTAGCTTTAGCTTACATTCACCCACCAGGAAATTAGTCCTTCACTGTTTGAAGGAGTGTGTCATCTGAATGTTTGAGGCCAAGCCATTTTGAGCCATGGGAAGACAGTTACAGCATACAGAGCACTGGTAGCCAACTTCTTGTAAGTCATTTTAATGTCTCCTTCTTATGGCTGTTCAACACAGGAAGTAAGACTCTTCCGTAAAAAGGTGCCACACATTTTGAAATAAAACCGCCAGACTTGTGATGTAGGTCAGGCTTCATGTCTTTCAAGGAATAACACATGAGAGAGCTGTGCAAATGCACTTCAACATTTTAATTGTACCAATTTATAGCCACAGTGTTACAATTGGCAAATTAGTGATCAAAATGTTAATCATAAGGTAATAGACTAGTACTGTGTGGTGTGTCTGAACTAGACAAAGCCTCACACCTGAGATCCACATTACTTATTTTATCAGGGTCCATTCAAATCAGAAGAGGAGCAAATAAGTTGATGCGGTATCTGTAACCTTTGCCATGCAAAACAGGCAGTTACTGATGGGTGGGGAAAATTGACATTATGTGCAAACCCAGAAGCGCAACCATTAGAAATGCAAACTTGAAGGGATACGCAAGAGAGTTTCCAGTGTGATTTCCCACATACAGTCTCTGACCTACTTATTTAACTCAAGTGTCTGGTTGATCAAGGTTTCTAACTCATGAGGTCAACATGAAAGTCCTAGTTGTTGTAGGTGATAATACGCATAGTCTGAATCCCCTCTCATTCTCACACAGATTATTGAATGAACATGGAGATGACTGCTTGCAGAGTGAGTCTTCATTATCCATGCAGTTGGTAAATTACCATTTTACCATAGACTATGTTTAACACACCTATGACAGAGTCAGTGCATTTAAGGTAAACTGGCAGCTGCAGTGTGTCTTAGACTTCCTCTACTGTACAAAGACTTTTTCCCTTCAGGCTATCAGAACCAACTAACTCCAAAGGCTGTTTATCATACTTCCTGTTGGTATCAGAGCAACCATACAGAATGTCACTCTGAGTCACAGAGTGTTCCATTGAAAACATCCCTTGAGGAATAGAAGATCAAACAGATTACAGGACCAATTAAATCATTGTCTGCACTTTTATCCATTTGTGCCACTGGACTTGTGAGTGAAGCGATGTTAACCCCTACAATTACAGTACTTTATGTGCTGTGCAATGCTACATGATGAGCTATTCAGAAGATTCTAGAGAGAATATGTCATCAGGATTAAGGTCATAGGCCAAAATGATGGAAATTTGAACTTAATTTAAGTTGAGATAATACACAGTCATTTTTCCTTATTTTTCCCAAAAGGGCTACATTCCTGCATTGTTGCTGTATTATCTACTTTGGAAGTAGGAGAGAATCTCTTCTAGAAAGAGTGGACGTAAGGGCAAGGTAAAGAGAGTGATGCAAGAGGAGGTGTATGAATATGATAGCCTACATTAAACTTGTCTCCAAGACCAGCATATACTCAATATTGACCTCCGACCCTGAATGTGTCCAAATGAAACCCCACACTGCTCCAACGACCAACACCAGCCTCTACTGACACAGACTTGCCAGCAGAGGGGCAGATTTATTTATTTGGGTTTTTCCTCTTGACCCCCACACTAGAACTCAGGAGAGCAATAATCTTGGTCGTCCAAGGTCATAACTCAACTTCAAACAATACTACCGCAGTGTGAGTTCCTCTTCCTCAGTGTGAATATTAAAGGTTAACCGTGCCAAGTGCCCCTATGAAGTCCTAGTCCAGTCAAAAACGtgcatttcctgtgttttatgtatatttccacactatgaggttggattAATACTCTGAAATTATGAAAATTATGATTAAGCCCTTTTACTGTAAGAGCTTTTTGAATAAACCGCCTGACATTTTTGGCTGTTTTGGGTGGATGGCatttttggcctgcctggtgacatcaccaggaggtaaattagttaataaaccaacagaaagagagttccaaacctctctgccaataacagatcATTTTCAGGTTTCCACTCCCCACCCAGATCACTTCCAGACAGTTCTAGCAAAATTTCTGCTTGAGAAGTTGTTCTTTGCTAAGAAActattttggtttatttttgaccattttaattgaaaacaatcacagtaagtaCTGTACATAATTGTTACCtagaaataatttgatattgagataaaaaaaaaaaaattgcattggacctttaagtcaTTGACTAAAACAGAGGACCCTTCACTTATATTAAAGGTCATTTGACAGAGAAAACCATCGTACGTCAGTGAACCAACCTTACCAGAATAACTGTCTTCAGTGCTCTGTTTCTATAGCCATGGCTGAGACCAGACAATCAGATACTGCACTTGACCCCATTATTGTGTTTCATCAACTCTCCACTTCCTTCCAAGAATCAAAATGGAGTCCTTCAGCTCTAAAGACATGGCCATGAAGGCCCAAAACAAAATCCTCAGCCGTATGGCCAGCAAATCCATGGTGCAGATGTTCATTGATGACACCAGCAGCGAAATCCTGGATGAGTTCTACCGCGTCTCCAAGATACACTCTGGGAACCGCACAGAAGCCCAGAAGGTGGTCAAAGACCTGGTCAAGGTGGTGGTAAAGGTGGGCGTTCTCTTCCGGCACGATCGCTTCAGTACAGAGGAGCTCAGCCTGGCACAGGACTTCAAGAAGAAGCTGCACCAGGGGGTCATGACGGCAATCAGCTTCCAGGAGGTAACTTTACATGTAGAACTATTCAGAGCCTCATTTGAACTCTGCATGATGCCAACAACCTAAAGCCTGCATGATATAACCTACTGACATCACCCTACAGTTATTGATCATACCTACTAAAATGTCCAACTATCTGGACAGAATCTTAAGGGGACTTTAATCGGAAACAACAATGCCCCAATTACAATAGTCTCTATCCTGAAGCCAATACCATAAACTAGCACCTGTTACAGCTGTTATAATAACTGTGTTGTAATTACTAGCGTGCTGTCACTAATATCTTACTCTCCATCTAATTGGTCCAGGTGGAGTTCACATTTGATAAGGCTGTCATGACGGAGCTCCTGACGGATTGTAGGGACATCCTGCTGAAGCTTGTGGAGAAACACCTGACTCCTAAATCCCTCGGGCGCATTCGGCATGTCTTCAACCACTACTCTGACCAAGACCTACTGACCAACCTCTACACCCCCGGGGGCCCTCTCTGGCCTAATCTCACCAAGATCTGCAGAGACCTGAAC is part of the Salmo trutta chromosome 34, fSalTru1.1, whole genome shotgun sequence genome and encodes:
- the LOC115173595 gene encoding tumor necrosis factor alpha-induced protein 8-like protein 2 — translated: MESFSSKDMAMKAQNKILSRMASKSMVQMFIDDTSSEILDEFYRVSKIHSGNRTEAQKVVKDLVKVVVKVGVLFRHDRFSTEELSLAQDFKKKLHQGVMTAISFQEVEFTFDKAVMTELLTDCRDILLKLVEKHLTPKSLGRIRHVFNHYSDQDLLTNLYTPGGPLWPNLTKICRDLNKLVEEGKL